In Remersonia thermophila strain ATCC 22073 chromosome 5, whole genome shotgun sequence, the following proteins share a genomic window:
- a CDS encoding 40S ribosomal protein uS15, translating into MGRLHSKGKGISSSAIPYSRNPPSWLKTTPEQVVDQICKLAKKGVTPSQIGVILRDSHGIAQVKFVTGNKILRILKSNGLAPDIPEDLYMLIKKAVAVRKHLERNRKDKDSKFRLILIESRIHRLARYYKTVGVLPPTWKYESSTASTLVA; encoded by the exons aTGGGTCGTCTTCAcagcaagggcaagggcatttcgtcctcggccatcccCTACTCTCGCAACCCCCCGTCCTGGCTCAAGACCACCCccgagcaggtcgtcgaccagATCTgcaagctggccaagaagggcgTGACCCCCTCTCAGATCGGTGTCATCCTCCGTGACTCCCACGGCATTGCCCAGGTCAAGTTCGTCACGG GCAACAAGATCCTCCGTATCCTCAAGAGCAATG GCCTTGCCCCCGATATCCCGGAGGACCTGTACATGCTTATCAAGAAG gccgtcgccgtccgcaaGCACCTTGAGCGCAACCGCAAGGACAAGGACTCCAAGTTCCGCCTGATTCTCATCGAGTCCCGTATCCACCGCCTGGCTCGCTACTACAAGACCGTCGGTGTCCTCCCGCCGACCTGGAAGTACGAGTCGTCGACCGCCAGCACCCTCGTCGCTTAA